A single window of Solenopsis invicta isolate M01_SB chromosome 3, UNIL_Sinv_3.0, whole genome shotgun sequence DNA harbors:
- the LOC105204613 gene encoding uncharacterized protein LOC105204613: MPLQRIKYALAHLSRKEHIALLARPNWRRLRRTDPNVLARPFAVRRAAIRRGRASKRIRVMAQPKFVTKKYDPAAAPPPYPRIHPKTLAARSTKRIVDLALPKRRLLLETMKLAATKNMKATVSDLLLKVRRSRYQRYRVFCNARQEREARKKRKRMAKLRRAFTKPEDWQRHMRVLERLAAPKVAAKPKRRKPTKRRKKRPLDWERLYFLALPQIRHAPKAKDPLEMMSRALTYRITKRIESLAVRRKLPEMPLRIPGAVSPAATKAIGSIEHTHYERYHRDPSASISPLDARRNRRHRSPAEAATFSSSPILVYRLPAPILLPILLDVVSKLIRGVSQRTSSRRDST; encoded by the exons ATGCCTTTGCAAAGAATTAAATACGCTTTGGCTCATTTATCGCGCAAGGAACACATCGCGCTGCTGGCGCGTCCTAACTGGAGAAGACTTCGCAGAACCGATCCAAATGTCCTG gCGCGTCCTTTTGCAGTTCGGCGCGCGGCGATTCGCAGGGGCCGCGCCTCGAAGCGCATCCGGGTTATGGCGCAACCGAAATTCGTAACCAAGAAATACGATCCCGC AGCGGCGCCGCCCCCTTACCCGCGCATCCACCCCAAGACGCTCGCAGCGAGGAGCACCAAGCGTATCGTCGATCTGGCATTGCCCAAGAGAAG ACTTCTGCTGGAGACGATGAAATTGGCAGCTACCAAAAACATGAAGGCAACCGTGAGTGATCTGCTGCTGAAGGTTCGAAGGTCGCGGTACCAGCGGTATCGCGTATTCTGCAACGCTCGTCAGGAACGAGAAGCCAGGAAAAA GAGAAAACGAATGGCGAAACTGCGCAGAGCTTTCACAAAACCGGAAGACTGGCAAAGGCACATGCGGGTTCTGGAAAGACTGGCTGCGCCCAAAGTCGCCGCGAAACCCAAAAGGAGGAAGCCC ACTaagagaaggaagaagagaCCGCTCGACTGGGAACGACTGTACTTCCTAGCGTTACCACAGATCCGGCATGCGCCCAAGGCAAAGGACCCGTTAGAGATGATGTCGCGCGCGCTCACCTATCGCATCACCAAGCGAATAGAGAGCCTCGCGGTTCGAAGGAAACTTCCGGAGATGCCGTTGCGAATACCAGGCGCCGTTTCGCCGGCCGCGACGAAAGCCATCGGTAGTATAGAGCACACGCATTACGAACGTTATCATCGCGATCCTTCCGCTTCGATTTCTCCGCTCGATGCGCGAAGGAATCGTCGTCATCGATCGCCGGCGGAGGCAGCAACATTTTCCTCGTCGCCTATACTCGTATATCGGCTCCCCGCACCAATACTGTTACCAATACTATTGGATGTCGTAAGTAAGCTCATACGCGGGGTGTCCCAGCGGACATCTTCCCGTCGAGATTCAACGTGA